A part of Sinorhizobium chiapasense genomic DNA contains:
- a CDS encoding D-alanyl-D-alanine carboxypeptidase family protein encodes MGVLAGACAAFLAAVLPASANPRLVVDVNSLKVYEHQDIFKRWYPASLTKLMTAYTTFRAIKTGQLTLESPVVMTKNAASEPPSKMFYKPGQAMTLDSALKMMLVKSANDVAVAIGEAVGGSEAAFIERMNAEARRIGMTSSHFINANGLPGEGQYTTARDLAVLAITLKREFPEYASYFSLEGFTTGKKDYANYNMLIGRFEGADGMKTGFICASGFNQVSSATRGGRSVVSVVLGEDSLGARADESARLLQMALTTADAGKQSLTQIAPYGEGRDMVADVSKEICSKAAAKVRSEGRDEAGRQKLLSPYIHEINRPLKLAFAGLIPGSGEKTAKAGTDVAAQGDVTEIANVPIPVPRPSF; translated from the coding sequence ATGGGCGTTCTCGCGGGAGCCTGTGCGGCATTCCTGGCGGCGGTGCTTCCCGCATCTGCCAATCCGAGGCTGGTCGTCGACGTCAACTCGCTCAAGGTCTATGAGCATCAGGACATCTTCAAGAGATGGTACCCGGCGTCGCTGACCAAGCTGATGACGGCCTACACGACTTTTCGGGCGATCAAGACGGGGCAGTTGACGTTGGAAAGCCCGGTCGTGATGACGAAGAATGCCGCATCCGAGCCGCCGAGCAAGATGTTCTACAAGCCCGGCCAGGCGATGACGCTCGACAGCGCCCTCAAGATGATGCTGGTGAAATCGGCAAATGACGTCGCCGTTGCCATCGGGGAAGCGGTCGGCGGATCGGAAGCAGCCTTCATCGAGCGGATGAATGCCGAGGCGCGCCGTATCGGGATGACTTCGTCGCATTTCATCAATGCCAACGGACTGCCCGGTGAAGGTCAGTACACGACGGCGCGCGATCTGGCCGTGCTCGCGATCACCTTGAAGCGGGAGTTCCCCGAATATGCGTCCTATTTCTCGCTGGAGGGCTTCACCACCGGCAAGAAGGACTATGCCAACTACAACATGCTGATCGGCCGCTTCGAGGGCGCGGACGGCATGAAGACCGGCTTTATCTGTGCCTCTGGCTTCAACCAGGTCTCGTCGGCGACGCGCGGTGGCCGCAGCGTCGTTTCGGTTGTCCTCGGGGAAGACAGTCTTGGCGCCCGGGCCGACGAGTCCGCCCGGCTGTTGCAGATGGCGCTGACGACCGCCGACGCAGGCAAGCAGTCCCTGACGCAGATCGCGCCCTATGGAGAGGGCCGCGACATGGTTGCCGATGTCAGCAAGGAGATCTGCTCCAAGGCCGCGGCGAAGGTGCGCAGCGAGGGCCGGGACGAAGCCGGTCGCCAGAAGCTGCTTTCGCCTTATATCCACGAAATCAATCGCCCGCTGAAGCTCGCTTTTGCGGGGCTTATTCCCGGCAGCGGCGAAAAGACTGCCAAGGCCGGCACCGATGTCGCGGCGCAGGGTGATGTTACCGAGATCGCCAACGTGCCGATTCCGGTTCCTCGCCCGAGTTTTTGA
- a CDS encoding shikimate kinase produces the protein MNDVTETVSATLAERAKLALGKRNLVFIGLMGAGKSAIGRLTAQALGIPFIDSDHEIERVSRMTISELFAAYGEEEFRALEARVLKRLLRSGPRVVSTGGGAYINERSRRQIKKGGVTIWLNADLDVLWERVNKRDTRPLLKTENPKQTLENLMRARYPIYAEADLTVLSRDVKKEMIVEEVLTAIADRQKAQSHE, from the coding sequence ATGAACGACGTGACCGAAACGGTTTCCGCGACGCTTGCCGAACGGGCGAAGCTCGCCCTCGGTAAGCGCAACCTCGTTTTCATCGGACTGATGGGAGCGGGAAAATCGGCAATCGGTCGACTGACCGCGCAGGCGCTCGGCATTCCCTTCATCGATTCCGATCATGAGATCGAGCGGGTTTCCCGCATGACGATCAGCGAGCTTTTCGCGGCCTATGGCGAGGAAGAATTTCGAGCGCTCGAGGCCCGCGTGCTAAAACGCCTGCTGAGATCCGGCCCCCGGGTGGTCTCCACCGGTGGCGGCGCTTACATCAACGAACGCTCGCGTCGACAGATCAAGAAGGGCGGCGTGACGATCTGGCTCAATGCGGATCTCGACGTGCTGTGGGAGCGCGTGAACAAGCGCGATACGCGACCGCTTCTTAAAACCGAGAACCCGAAGCAGACGCTCGAAAACCTGATGCGCGCGCGTTACCCGATCTACGCGGAGGCGGATCTGACCGTCCTTTCGCGCGATGTGAAGAAGGAGATGATCGTCGAGGAGGTTCTCACCGCCATCGCCGATCGCCAGAAAGCTCAAAGCCATGAATAG
- a CDS encoding sulfurtransferase TusA family protein — protein MPDEPRTVYDLRGLKCPLPVLKTRKRMQTLAPGTLLEIETTDPLAVIDIPHFCSEDGHRLEEAAPTEGGHRFLIRKKT, from the coding sequence ATGCCGGACGAACCCAGGACCGTCTATGATCTGAGGGGGCTGAAATGCCCCCTTCCCGTTTTGAAGACGCGCAAGCGCATGCAGACGCTCGCTCCGGGCACCCTGCTCGAAATCGAGACCACGGATCCGCTCGCCGTGATCGACATCCCGCATTTCTGCAGCGAGGATGGACACCGGCTCGAGGAAGCGGCGCCGACAGAAGGCGGCCATCGCTTCCTCATCCGCAAGAAAACGTAG
- a CDS encoding NAD(P)-dependent alcohol dehydrogenase yields the protein MAIARGYAATDASKPLVPFTFERREPRDDDVVIDIKYCGVCHSDIHQARNEWGNSAFPMVPGHEIVGIVSAVGSKVTKFKVGDRAGVGCFVDSCTTCASRDLDLEHYLPGLVVTYNGVEADGKTPTQGGYSDHIVVKEGYVLSIPENLPLDAAAPLLCAGITLYSPLRHWKAGPGKKVAIVGMGGLGHMGVKLAHAMGAEVTVLSQSLSKKEDGLKLGADHYYATNDPETFQVLAGSFDLIICTVAAEIDWNAYLNLLKVDGDLVLVGIPENPVPVHAFSLVPARRSISGSMIGSIKETQEMLDFCGEHGIVSEIEMIEIGQINEAYERVIKSDVRYRFVIDMASL from the coding sequence ATGGCTATAGCAAGAGGATATGCGGCGACCGATGCGTCGAAGCCCCTGGTACCTTTCACATTCGAGCGCCGCGAACCGCGTGACGACGATGTGGTCATCGACATCAAATATTGCGGCGTCTGCCATTCCGATATCCATCAGGCCCGCAACGAATGGGGCAACTCCGCTTTTCCCATGGTGCCGGGGCACGAGATCGTCGGCATCGTTTCGGCGGTCGGATCAAAGGTCACGAAGTTCAAGGTCGGCGACCGTGCCGGCGTCGGCTGCTTTGTCGACTCCTGTACGACCTGCGCCAGCCGCGATCTCGATCTGGAGCATTATCTGCCCGGGTTGGTCGTGACCTACAACGGCGTCGAAGCCGACGGAAAGACCCCGACCCAGGGCGGTTACTCGGATCATATCGTCGTCAAGGAAGGCTACGTGCTTTCGATTCCCGAGAACCTGCCGCTCGATGCAGCCGCCCCGCTGCTTTGCGCCGGCATCACGCTTTACTCGCCGCTGCGCCACTGGAAGGCGGGACCCGGCAAGAAGGTCGCAATCGTCGGCATGGGTGGCCTCGGGCACATGGGCGTGAAGCTCGCCCATGCGATGGGCGCCGAAGTAACGGTGCTGAGCCAGAGCCTCTCGAAGAAGGAGGACGGGCTGAAGCTCGGTGCGGACCATTATTACGCGACCAACGATCCGGAGACATTCCAGGTTCTTGCCGGGAGTTTCGACCTGATCATCTGCACCGTCGCCGCCGAGATCGACTGGAACGCCTATCTCAATCTCCTGAAGGTCGACGGCGACCTCGTGCTCGTCGGCATTCCGGAGAATCCAGTGCCGGTCCACGCCTTTTCGCTGGTTCCGGCACGCCGCAGCATTTCCGGCTCCATGATCGGCTCGATCAAGGAAACCCAGGAGATGCTGGATTTCTGCGGTGAGCACGGCATCGTTTCCGAGATCGAGATGATTGAGATTGGTCAGATCAACGAGGCCTACGAACGGGTGATCAAGAGCGACGTGCGCTATCGCTTCGTGATCGACATGGCCTCACTTTGA
- a CDS encoding methyltransferase family protein, with protein MNDAGGNFQDSSGAAVRPPIVWALAAVAGRVIDALYPLPFLPAAVPAGWLGTIVFLSGLALLIWAATTFRRAGTHIPTTQPTTTIVEDGPYRFSRNPIYIGMFLGLIGLAVGFDSLWLLILLVPFYFVIRYLVVAREEAYLEVKFGDAYRGYKSRVRRWL; from the coding sequence ATGAACGATGCGGGCGGCAATTTCCAAGACAGTTCCGGCGCGGCGGTGCGGCCGCCGATCGTCTGGGCACTGGCGGCCGTGGCGGGGCGCGTGATTGACGCACTCTACCCGCTGCCTTTCCTCCCGGCGGCAGTGCCGGCCGGTTGGTTGGGCACCATCGTATTCCTCTCCGGCCTCGCACTGTTGATCTGGGCGGCGACGACCTTCCGCCGGGCAGGAACACACATCCCAACCACCCAGCCGACGACGACGATCGTCGAAGATGGACCTTATCGCTTCAGCCGTAACCCGATCTACATCGGCATGTTTCTCGGCCTGATCGGCCTCGCCGTCGGCTTCGACAGCCTGTGGCTGCTCATTCTGCTGGTGCCATTTTACTTCGTCATCCGCTACCTGGTGGTCGCCCGAGAGGAAGCCTATCTCGAAGTCAAGTTCGGTGATGCCTATCGCGGCTACAAAAGCCGCGTCCGCCGCTGGCTGTAG
- a CDS encoding Lrp/AsnC ligand binding domain-containing protein yields MHQIDKTDRRILNILQADGRITNLELADRIGLSPTATSERLRRLLKEGYVSGFGARLDPHKLGFGLLVFIEVMLDKTTPEVFDQFAIAIKQAPAVLECHMVAGGFDYLVKTRFEDMTAYRNFLGQVLWTLPGVKETRTYAVMEEIKNDGPLPLV; encoded by the coding sequence ATGCACCAGATCGACAAGACGGATCGCAGAATCCTGAACATTCTGCAGGCGGACGGGCGGATCACCAATCTCGAACTGGCGGACCGCATCGGCCTGTCGCCGACCGCAACCAGCGAACGGCTGCGCCGTCTGCTGAAGGAAGGATATGTCTCCGGCTTCGGTGCGCGCCTCGATCCGCACAAGCTCGGCTTCGGTCTGCTCGTCTTCATAGAAGTCATGCTGGACAAGACGACGCCGGAAGTCTTCGACCAGTTTGCGATTGCCATCAAGCAGGCTCCCGCCGTGCTCGAATGCCACATGGTCGCCGGCGGCTTCGACTATCTCGTCAAGACGCGTTTCGAGGACATGACCGCCTACCGCAATTTCCTCGGGCAGGTGCTTTGGACGCTGCCCGGCGTCAAGGAAACCCGCACCTACGCGGTCATGGAAGAGATCAAAAACGACGGTCCGCTGCCGCTCGTCTGA
- a CDS encoding AraC family transcriptional regulator — translation MTMTQQTPRQEMIDIIARIAEKDGDHATIVPGLSIHRHSSTAKPNCAAYKPSLAIIVQGAKRVVLGDETLVYGASDYLLTSIDLPVLSQVSQASPEEPYMSLAFQIDTGKISALLDLVGDHRVKPAASARGMTVSKITPDLEDAALRLLRLLERPDDIAALLPLIEQELLYRLLIGPHGTRLRQMTTAESQPHQIGRAVAWLKEHYAHPLRIDDLASRVSMSVSSLHHHFKAITAMSPLQYQKQLRLQEARRLMLEERLDAGDAGHQVGYESQSQFSREYSRQFGEPPARDIGRVRRSLVGLLSGETEMLSEG, via the coding sequence ATGACAATGACACAACAGACGCCACGCCAGGAGATGATCGATATCATTGCCCGTATCGCCGAAAAGGATGGAGACCACGCAACGATCGTGCCGGGTCTCAGCATCCACCGGCATTCAAGCACGGCGAAACCGAATTGCGCAGCTTACAAGCCGAGCCTCGCTATCATCGTGCAGGGCGCCAAGCGCGTGGTACTCGGCGACGAGACCCTCGTCTACGGCGCTTCGGACTATCTGTTGACCTCGATCGACCTGCCGGTCCTCTCCCAAGTGTCGCAGGCGTCGCCGGAAGAGCCGTACATGAGCCTGGCGTTCCAGATCGATACCGGAAAGATCTCTGCACTGCTCGATCTGGTCGGCGACCACCGGGTGAAGCCGGCGGCCTCCGCGCGCGGAATGACGGTGAGCAAGATAACACCCGATCTCGAAGACGCGGCGCTCCGCCTGCTGCGGCTGCTCGAGCGCCCGGACGACATTGCCGCCCTTCTGCCGTTGATCGAGCAGGAACTCCTCTACCGCCTGCTCATCGGGCCGCACGGCACGAGGCTCAGGCAGATGACGACGGCGGAAAGTCAGCCGCACCAGATCGGTCGCGCCGTCGCATGGCTGAAGGAGCACTATGCGCACCCATTGCGCATCGACGATCTCGCAAGCCGCGTCAGTATGAGCGTTTCCTCGCTTCATCATCATTTCAAGGCGATCACGGCGATGAGTCCGCTGCAGTATCAGAAACAGCTCCGGCTGCAGGAGGCGCGGCGCCTGATGCTGGAGGAGCGCCTCGATGCCGGCGATGCCGGCCATCAGGTCGGCTATGAGAGCCAGTCACAGTTCAGCCGCGAATATTCCCGTCAGTTCGGCGAGCCGCCGGCGCGCGATATCGGCCGCGTTCGCCGCAGCCTCGTCGGACTATTGAGCGGCGAGACGGAGATGCTGAGCGAGGGGTAG
- the xerD gene encoding site-specific tyrosine recombinase XerD, whose product MTDRSAAYVESFLEMMSAERGAATNTLQSYEHDLEDALSFLRSRGTRLTDASADDLRSYLSHLAGEGFKSSSQARRLSALRQFYKFLYAEGLRGDDPTGILDAPKKARALPKTLSIDDVTRLIGQAETEAATGCEDAFAQLRMHALIELLYATGMRVSELVSLPATVLSQNGRFLVVRGKGNKERLVPLSQAAMRALRAYGDALRSKNAEADRPEESPWLFPSYGKTGYLPRQVFARDLKGLAARAGIRVATISPHVLRHAFASHLLANGADLRAVQELLGHSDISTTQIYTHVLEERLHDLVQNHHPLAKQAKKQD is encoded by the coding sequence ATGACCGACCGATCCGCCGCCTACGTCGAATCCTTTCTGGAAATGATGAGCGCCGAGCGCGGGGCGGCGACCAACACGCTGCAATCCTATGAGCACGATCTCGAAGACGCGCTCTCCTTCTTGCGGAGCCGTGGCACGCGGTTGACCGATGCCTCGGCCGACGACTTGAGAAGCTACCTTTCGCATCTCGCCGGCGAGGGCTTCAAATCCTCGTCCCAGGCGCGCCGCCTGTCCGCGTTGCGGCAATTCTACAAGTTTCTGTACGCCGAAGGGCTTAGGGGCGACGATCCGACCGGGATCCTCGACGCGCCGAAGAAGGCGCGCGCGCTGCCGAAGACGCTCAGCATCGACGACGTGACCAGGCTGATCGGCCAGGCGGAAACCGAAGCTGCCACCGGCTGTGAAGACGCATTCGCCCAACTGCGCATGCATGCGCTGATCGAGCTCCTCTACGCAACGGGGATGCGTGTCAGCGAACTCGTGTCGCTGCCGGCAACCGTGCTCTCGCAGAACGGTCGCTTCCTCGTCGTTCGGGGCAAGGGCAACAAGGAAAGGCTTGTCCCGTTGTCGCAGGCCGCCATGCGCGCCCTGCGCGCCTATGGCGACGCGCTCAGATCGAAGAACGCGGAGGCCGACCGGCCCGAGGAGAGCCCCTGGCTCTTCCCCTCCTACGGCAAGACCGGCTATCTGCCGCGCCAGGTTTTTGCACGTGACCTCAAGGGTCTCGCGGCGCGCGCCGGCATAAGAGTCGCAACGATCTCGCCGCACGTGCTGCGCCATGCCTTCGCCAGCCACCTGCTCGCCAACGGCGCCGACCTTCGCGCCGTGCAGGAACTGCTCGGCCATTCGGACATTTCAACGACACAAATCTATACGCATGTGCTTGAAGAACGGCTGCATGACCTCGTGCAAAACCATCACCCCCTTGCCAAACAGGCGAAAAAACAGGATTAG
- a CDS encoding acetyl-CoA carboxylase carboxyltransferase subunit alpha — MHNYLDFEKPISDLEGKILELKKLASEDESVNTSDEIARLEVRVRDAMAEIYSKLSPWQKTQVARHPQRPHFLDYAGELFTEFTPLAGDRNFANDDAIQAGLARFRGMPVAVLGQEKGNDTKSRIKHNFGSPRPEGYRKAIRIMEMADRFSLPLITLVDTAGAYPGVGAEERGQAEAIARSTEMCLNVKVPIVTVVIGEGGSGGAIAIATGNRVYMLEHAIYSVISPEGAASILWRDSTRAKEAASSMKITAEDLKSLGIIDGIIPEPVGGAHRDPASVISRTGTVIADALKDLSGRNGDELRTDRRQKYLNIGRNL, encoded by the coding sequence ATGCACAACTATCTCGACTTCGAAAAACCCATCTCTGATCTCGAAGGCAAGATTCTGGAACTGAAGAAGCTCGCCAGCGAAGATGAGAGTGTGAACACATCCGACGAGATCGCGCGGCTTGAGGTGCGTGTGCGCGACGCGATGGCCGAGATCTATTCGAAGCTGTCGCCGTGGCAGAAGACCCAGGTCGCCCGTCACCCGCAGCGCCCGCATTTCCTCGACTACGCGGGCGAACTCTTCACCGAATTCACGCCGCTTGCCGGCGACCGCAACTTCGCCAACGACGATGCGATCCAGGCGGGGCTCGCCCGCTTTCGCGGCATGCCTGTCGCCGTCCTCGGTCAGGAAAAGGGCAACGACACCAAGTCGCGCATCAAGCACAATTTTGGCAGCCCGCGCCCGGAAGGTTATCGCAAGGCGATCCGCATCATGGAAATGGCCGACCGCTTCAGCCTGCCGCTGATCACGCTGGTCGATACGGCGGGCGCCTATCCGGGCGTCGGCGCCGAGGAGCGCGGCCAGGCCGAGGCGATCGCCCGCTCGACCGAAATGTGCCTCAACGTCAAGGTGCCGATCGTGACCGTGGTCATCGGTGAAGGCGGCTCCGGCGGGGCGATCGCGATCGCAACTGGCAACCGCGTCTATATGCTTGAGCACGCGATCTACAGCGTCATTTCGCCGGAGGGAGCGGCTTCGATCCTGTGGCGCGATTCAACGCGCGCCAAGGAGGCCGCCAGCAGCATGAAGATCACCGCCGAGGACCTGAAATCGCTCGGCATCATCGACGGTATCATTCCCGAACCGGTCGGCGGCGCGCATCGCGACCCGGCGTCGGTGATCAGCCGCACGGGGACCGTGATCGCGGACGCGCTCAAGGACCTGTCCGGCCGCAACGGTGACGAATTGCGGACGGACCGCCGGCAGAAATACCTCAACATCGGCCGAAATCTCTGA
- a CDS encoding L,D-transpeptidase family protein, producing the protein MRFRNLVATAAIAAALAGCTNETLDSVNLSSVKSKTEYQLSSKMTAKMRELGMQKTSPIALRIFKEEGTLEVWKANAANRFQLLKSYKICAWSGKLGPKVKEGDRQAPEGFYPLFPHQMNPNSNYYLAINTGFPNTYDKANGRSGTHLMIHGACSSSGCYSMTDEQIIEIFALARDAFRGGQQSVQLQAFPFRMTAENMARHRNNPNIEFWKMLKMGYDQFEVTKRPPEVNVCERKYVFNQQSDGTFNPMGQCPAMSTPPALQVAMTSFEKDYQRDYDKALKKYEGMVWYEPSEAERKAIVADQRKGRELAYAPTGNSFDAGKLMKVSDLEKKVADEKAAEEAKQAALIQKEALEKATRGGASVPVPQASPIERPVLQAAVQPAPARKSFWNLFSASEPEAAPPAPTVQAPEQPAAVQSGAPQPAANQQPAAADQKQAPAPAGSNAQVAATPAENPQAAAEQPPAEQPKKRPFWKIWGN; encoded by the coding sequence ATGCGTTTCAGGAACCTTGTCGCCACCGCCGCTATAGCAGCCGCGCTCGCCGGCTGTACCAACGAGACGCTGGACTCGGTCAATCTCTCCTCGGTCAAGAGCAAGACCGAGTATCAGCTTTCGAGCAAGATGACCGCGAAGATGCGCGAACTGGGGATGCAGAAGACCTCTCCGATCGCGCTACGGATCTTCAAGGAAGAAGGCACGCTCGAGGTGTGGAAGGCGAACGCGGCCAACCGCTTTCAGCTGCTGAAGAGCTACAAGATCTGCGCGTGGTCCGGAAAGCTCGGTCCCAAGGTGAAGGAAGGCGACCGGCAGGCCCCGGAAGGGTTCTATCCGCTGTTCCCGCACCAGATGAACCCCAATTCCAACTATTACCTCGCTATCAATACGGGTTTCCCCAATACCTACGACAAGGCCAACGGCCGCTCCGGCACGCATCTGATGATTCACGGCGCCTGCTCTTCGTCGGGCTGCTACTCGATGACCGACGAGCAGATCATCGAGATCTTCGCGCTGGCACGCGACGCCTTCAGGGGCGGGCAGCAAAGCGTCCAGTTGCAGGCGTTTCCGTTCCGCATGACCGCGGAGAACATGGCCCGCCATCGCAACAACCCGAACATCGAGTTCTGGAAGATGCTGAAGATGGGCTACGACCAGTTCGAGGTGACCAAGCGCCCGCCGGAAGTGAATGTCTGCGAGAGGAAGTACGTCTTCAATCAGCAGAGCGACGGCACGTTCAATCCGATGGGCCAATGCCCGGCCATGTCGACGCCGCCGGCTCTGCAGGTCGCGATGACAAGCTTCGAGAAGGACTATCAGCGCGACTACGACAAGGCGCTGAAGAAGTACGAAGGCATGGTCTGGTATGAGCCGAGCGAAGCCGAGCGCAAGGCGATCGTCGCCGACCAGCGCAAGGGCCGTGAACTCGCCTATGCGCCGACCGGCAATTCTTTCGACGCCGGCAAGCTGATGAAGGTGAGCGACCTCGAAAAGAAGGTTGCAGACGAGAAGGCGGCCGAGGAAGCCAAGCAGGCGGCGCTGATCCAGAAGGAGGCGCTTGAGAAAGCGACCCGGGGCGGCGCGAGCGTGCCGGTGCCGCAGGCAAGCCCGATCGAGCGCCCTGTTCTGCAGGCTGCCGTCCAGCCGGCGCCCGCCAGGAAATCCTTCTGGAACCTGTTCTCGGCAAGCGAGCCGGAAGCCGCGCCCCCCGCGCCGACGGTCCAGGCACCCGAGCAGCCGGCCGCCGTTCAATCGGGCGCACCGCAGCCCGCGGCAAACCAGCAGCCAGCGGCAGCCGACCAGAAGCAGGCGCCCGCCCCGGCCGGAAGCAACGCGCAAGTTGCCGCGACCCCGGCGGAAAACCCGCAAGCGGCAGCCGAACAGCCCCCCGCCGAACAGCCGAAGAAGCGCCCGTTCTGGAAGATCTGGGGCAATTGA
- a CDS encoding M20 aminoacylase family protein, translated as MPILNRAAELQSEVTEWRRHLHMNPELLFAVENTAAFVERKLKEFGVDEIVTGLGRTGVVGIIRGNLGTGRTIGLRADMDALPINEASGKAWASTTAGKMHACGHDGHTAMLLGAAKYLAETRNFAGSVAVIFQPAEEGGGGGNEMVKDGMMERFAIEEVYGMHNMPGMPVGHFGSRVGPIMASTDEFTITINGRGGHAAQPHKTIDPIVIGAQIVNALQTIASRTVDPLGSVVVSVTKFNAGFAHNVIPEQAVLAGTVRTLMPEVRDTGEARIRQIAESIAGAYGATVNVWYGRNYPVTVNHAEETGHALAAAATVAGAAQVNASLDPMMGGEDFSYMLLARPGAFIFMGNGDTAGLHHPAYDFNDEAIPHGISYWVKLAETRLAA; from the coding sequence ATGCCGATTCTCAACCGCGCCGCCGAACTCCAGAGCGAAGTCACCGAGTGGCGGCGCCACCTGCACATGAACCCCGAACTCCTGTTCGCGGTGGAAAATACGGCAGCCTTTGTGGAAAGGAAACTGAAGGAATTCGGCGTTGACGAAATCGTGACCGGCCTCGGTCGGACCGGCGTCGTCGGCATCATCCGCGGCAATCTCGGCACCGGCCGCACCATCGGGCTGAGGGCCGACATGGACGCCCTGCCGATCAACGAGGCGAGCGGCAAAGCCTGGGCATCGACAACCGCCGGCAAGATGCACGCCTGTGGCCATGATGGCCATACGGCCATGCTGCTCGGTGCGGCGAAATACCTCGCCGAGACGCGCAATTTCGCGGGCTCCGTCGCGGTCATCTTCCAACCGGCGGAAGAAGGCGGCGGCGGCGGCAACGAGATGGTCAAGGACGGCATGATGGAGCGTTTCGCGATCGAGGAGGTCTACGGCATGCACAACATGCCGGGCATGCCGGTCGGTCATTTCGGCAGCCGCGTCGGCCCGATCATGGCCTCCACCGACGAGTTCACCATCACCATCAACGGCCGCGGCGGGCACGCGGCGCAGCCGCACAAGACGATCGATCCGATTGTTATCGGCGCGCAGATCGTCAACGCGCTCCAGACGATCGCCTCGCGCACTGTCGATCCTCTCGGATCCGTCGTCGTCTCGGTCACCAAGTTCAACGCCGGCTTCGCCCACAACGTCATTCCCGAGCAGGCGGTTCTCGCCGGGACCGTCCGCACCCTGATGCCAGAGGTGCGCGACACCGGCGAGGCGCGCATCCGCCAGATCGCCGAAAGCATCGCCGGCGCCTACGGCGCGACGGTCAACGTCTGGTACGGCCGCAACTATCCGGTGACGGTCAACCACGCCGAAGAAACCGGCCACGCGCTTGCGGCAGCCGCGACGGTCGCCGGTGCCGCCCAGGTCAATGCTTCGCTCGACCCGATGATGGGCGGGGAGGATTTCTCCTACATGCTGCTTGCCCGCCCTGGCGCCTTTATCTTCATGGGCAACGGCGACACGGCCGGCCTCCACCATCCGGCCTACGACTTTAACGACGAGGCGATCCCCCACGGGATTTCCTATTGGGTGAAGCTCGCTGAAACGCGACTGGCCGCCTGA
- a CDS encoding CobW family GTP-binding protein — translation MNGSLPVVSVSILTGFLGAGKTTLLNRLLKDPDLSDTAVIINEFGDVSIDHLLVEASSDGVIELSDGCLCCTVRGELVDTLADLMDRMQTGRIKPLRRVVIETTGLADPAPVLQSVLGNPVIAQNFRLDGVVAVVDAVNGLQTIANHVEALKQVAVADRLVVSKTKLADDAERDALLERLRDLNPRAPVIDGDTEEAGRADLFACGLYDASTKVADVGRWLQDEAQADHDHDHHNHDHDHHDDHHDHDVTRHDSDIRSFSIVHDRPIEPMALEMFIDLLRSAHGEKLLRMKAVVSVADKPERPLVLHGVQTVFHAPERLAAWPDPADRRTRMVLITKGLEEAFVRDLFDAFTGTPRIDRPDAQALSDNPLAVPGMKF, via the coding sequence ATGAACGGTTCATTGCCGGTGGTGTCGGTATCGATCCTCACCGGCTTTCTCGGTGCGGGCAAGACGACGCTTCTCAATCGCTTGCTCAAAGATCCCGACCTCTCCGACACCGCGGTCATCATCAACGAATTCGGCGATGTCTCGATCGACCACCTGCTGGTCGAGGCGTCGAGCGATGGTGTGATAGAACTTTCCGACGGGTGCCTTTGCTGCACGGTGCGCGGAGAGCTTGTCGACACGCTTGCCGACCTCATGGATCGGATGCAGACCGGCCGCATCAAGCCGCTGAGACGCGTTGTCATCGAAACGACCGGGCTTGCCGATCCGGCGCCGGTGCTGCAATCCGTGCTCGGCAATCCGGTCATCGCGCAGAACTTCCGGCTGGACGGTGTCGTCGCGGTCGTGGACGCAGTCAACGGACTGCAGACGATCGCGAACCACGTGGAAGCCTTGAAGCAGGTCGCGGTCGCCGACCGGCTCGTTGTCAGCAAGACCAAGCTTGCGGATGACGCAGAGCGCGATGCGCTCCTGGAACGGCTCCGGGACCTCAACCCGCGCGCTCCGGTGATCGACGGCGACACGGAAGAGGCTGGCCGTGCGGATCTGTTCGCCTGCGGTCTCTATGACGCGTCGACCAAGGTCGCCGATGTCGGCCGCTGGCTTCAGGACGAGGCGCAGGCCGATCATGATCATGACCACCATAATCACGACCATGACCATCATGATGATCATCACGATCACGATGTCACGCGCCACGATTCGGACATCCGGTCGTTCAGCATCGTCCACGATCGTCCGATCGAACCGATGGCGCTTGAAATGTTCATCGATCTTCTACGTTCGGCCCATGGCGAAAAGCTGCTGCGGATGAAGGCAGTCGTTTCCGTGGCCGACAAACCCGAACGGCCGCTTGTTCTGCACGGCGTGCAGACCGTTTTTCATGCGCCGGAGCGGCTGGCGGCGTGGCCGGATCCTGCCGACCGGCGCACGCGCATGGTGCTGATCACGAAGGGCCTCGAGGAAGCTTTCGTGCGCGACCTCTTCGATGCCTTCACCGGCACGCCCCGCATCGATCGGCCGGATGCGCAAGCTCTCTCCGACAACCCGCTCGCAGTTCCCGGCATGAAATTCTAG